The Chionomys nivalis chromosome 1, mChiNiv1.1, whole genome shotgun sequence sequence gaggatcccttgagcccaggagttcaggACCAGACTAGGTAATATAGCAAGCAttagaatttgaaaataaaattgagcCTATTTCATATATTATTTAGGAAGAGAAAGTTGAAACTGACAGATTGCTAAAGCAATACAAGAGAAccaactgggctggagagatggctctgaggttaagagcattggctgctcttccagaggacctgagttcaatttctaacaaccacatggtgactcacaaccatctgtaatgagatctagcgccctcttctggcatgcagtcgTACATGAAGATAGAacactgtttacataataaataagtaagccgggcagtggaggcagaggcatgaggatctctatgagttcgaggccagcctggtctacaaaagctagttccaggacaggaaccagaagctacggagaaaacctgtctcgaaccccccccccaaaaaaaataaataagtaaatctttataaaaaaaacaactttgtcTTGATGGGCCTTCCACTTAATAGCTTTTTGAGACCAAAATCATGATACTAAAAGTTAGAAACAGtaatcatttttctgttttggttttattttaatttgtgtttgatttttagttttagaCTGAAGGATTTCAaatacaaaccaaaaacaaacaactcacAATGTTGACACAGTGTAGGCTCAAATCACTGTTCAATTCATGGTCAACTTTATCTATTTGATCTCTTTAATCCTTTTAATTTGTTtgattaaacaaattaaacatgattttgtgtgtgtgtgtaagagaaagagagagagagagagagagagagagagagagagagagagagagagagagcgagtgaCTGGGGGCACACGTGCAGTGTGGTACATGTGTGGCGGACAGAGGCAACATCACGGAATTGGTTCTATCCTTCTACCTTTAGTTCCAAGGATCAACCCTAAGTCACCAGGCTTAAATGGAGAATACATTTACCTATTAAGACAACGATGGCCCTAATCATTctaatttctaaagaaaatcccagaaattatatcattttaccccaaaatatttcagtatatttttctacaaaaataagacctttaaaaaaaatacaccccACAATTATCTCATCACATATAAAGTAATTTTTTCCTACCAAAACATCTAGTTAGTGCTCAGATTTTGtgtgttaattatttttttcataatttgtcTTAGTGTTACAAAAGGGCTTAACAGCATACTAAACATAGTTAGAGAGAGAACCAATGAACCAGAAAATACACACAAGGAATTTCCCAGACTGTGCGGTAGTTAGAGAGAGAACCAATGAACCAGAAAATACACACAAGGAATTTCCCAGACTGTGTGGTAGTGGGAAAGGAACAGAGTGTTGGGAGCTATTGGGGgctttgaattttgatttttttcccatcagGATAGCAATGTGTAGTGTATATAATATTTTCCCTGGTTCTGGGTAGTGGCCATAGACTTTCCCAGTCGATTGCACAATCATGGAGAAAAATGGGCAGCCCTCTGTGGTTTAGCTAGGACGTTGTCTAGGTAAGGAGTATTGAACCATCCCATTTTTACTTACCATATGTTCAAGTTAcgatttataattttattttaatttagtttatttgGGGTATTCTTCTTCATAAACCAAGGGAGAATCTGACAGACAACTGTTATCTCTGAATTATGTGTCCCAACCCACCACTAATTTAAATGGTGAAGCTGTTTAAGGAGTTAATTAAATGAAGTCTCATAAGAGCAGAGCCTGCCGGCCAATGTCCTTACAAGAAGAGACCCCACCAGAAGCCAACTTGCCGCCGCCTTGATCTAGGTTTCCAGGCTCCGGATCTGGGAGCATGTTAGTTGCGTCTTGTAAGCCCTGGATCTTGGTATTGTACTACAGCGATGCTAGCCGACCAATATACCGTGCACACAGGGAGCAATTCTCAGGCGGGGTGGCCCACACCTggaaccctagcacttgggagacagaggcaggaggatcagggttAGTGGAGAGTCAACCTCTCCAGTagggagttgaaggccagccttggctacacgaAACATTGtcttggggaggagggggaagggaaggaacaaaagaaagggaGCAAGCTGTCAGCATCCTTAATCATGAGGATGAAGAATATTGCCTCAGGAATAGCAGCTGGAAACCGGTGGAGCAGCTGCTTCCAGATGTTGGTCAGTGGGCAGCACAGGCTGCCCTTGCTGGGGAAAGTGAGCAGGGcagaccagagaggagagaagaggcctTCACAGAGCCAGCCGCCTCCTGGGGACCAGGAGACAGTTGGCAAAGGGGTGTGACGTGGAAAAGGAAGCTCAGAGTTCTCCGCTGGCCCCTTGTTTCTGTTTCATGACTATGGACAGAGAGCAAGTACCTGGCCTTCTGCTAGCCCGCTAGTGTGGACTGTGTTCCCTCCAGCTGTAAGCACAAATAGACACTTTCCTACTTGGGTTGCTTTCTGTTGGGTGTTTGGTAACAGCAAAAAGAAAGGTAACTACCACACCCTCACTTTCAAGTAGGACTTGTACAAGATGCatagcaaaatattttttaattatttattttatgtgcattgatgttttgccttcatgtatgtctgtgtgtgggtgttagatcttggagttacagacagttgttagcttccatgtgggtactgggaattgaacctgggtcctctgttagagtagtcagtgctctttaaccactgaaccatcatctctccagccccagacgcaaaatatttttaatagaaatatatttcacaaATTCATATTTATggctttttcagttttttgttctATTacaggacatttttattttacatatatgggtgttttgctttcatgtctaTCAGTGCACCACCTGTGTTTTTGGTGCTTTCAGAGgccaaagagggcattggatccctggaactggtcttctggaagagcaaccagtgtgcTCTTACTGGGTGAATCATCTCTCCTGTCCCAAATTCATGTGAAGTTCAAACTGCCACGGAGACTGTGTAAATGCCCTCTATGTGAATATGAGACTACAGGGAGGGCTACATTTTTGCCCCAGATTCCAGTGCCTGGTAACGTTTCAGCTTAGTTTAAGTATAACGTTTGCACAATGACCTTGCGTAATTATTCAGAGCATGTCACCATGGCTGCTAATGTATAACTGCACTGATTCCTTGTGGTCACATAAAGTTCTGTAGCATATGCAGATAATCCTTGACAACAAATACAGCTGATGATACACATCTGGGCTGCTCATGTGGGAACACAGAACAGATGGCGAACATGGCAAGAAGTAGCAAATTCATGCGCCATAAAGATTATTTGgactcactcttttttttttcttggtctttttcgagacaaggtttttcctCTATGTaacgctggctgtcctggaactcttcagaccagcctggccttgaactccgggAGCTCACCACCACTGCTCCCTTCTCGTTTTAAAACATTACTCCTCAGCCAATCTGTCCTAGTCTCCGCGTTCGGCCGTGGCTCCGCCCCCGCCATGACGTAGAATCCCGGAGCCGCGCTGAGGGCCCCGCCCCCAGAGAAGTCGCCGCGACAGCCATGGGTCTCGGCTGGTCGCCTGCGCGGCGGTTGTGGCCGCTGTTGTGGCGCACGGTGGTCTCGCAGAGAGCGGGCCCCGCGGTGTCTTCGGTTCCCCGGCTTCCTCGGCTGGCAGAGCGATGGCTTTCGGCGGGGCCGGCGGCCTGCCCGACCCCGAGCCCAGCGCGCGGCCTGCACCATGGACCTCAGCCGCAGGAGCGGCCCGATGGCGAGGCTCGGCCGCAGCCGGGAGCCGCAGGTACGCGGGCAGGACAGCTAGTGGCCCTGGGCTTTTCTGTGCGCTTCGGGGCTGAGTCGCAGAACTTAGGCAGAGCTAGAAGGGACTGAGAGGTGACTGGCGCCAACTTTCCTCTTGCATAACGAAGAGCCTGGGAGGCCAGGAGACTTGCGGTCTTCAAAACCCCAGCTGCTCACACCCGGTCCTTGCTTGGTATCACAGCCCCAGGGTCCTCACCCCTACCCAGGGTTGTAGGAAATGGATTTTTGAGAGAGTTGGGCGTAAACAGTCGGAGCAGCCTGGAGCTCCAGCTAGTGTAAGAGTTAAGAGGAGTTGGGGGCCCAGTTACTGCCAGCGGTTTTAGAAGCACGAGAGGTCAATAACAACAGTAAAAATACTATCTGAGAGATGCTAGAATATGAGAGTGAGCCTTTGATGGACTTTCAGGTCCCTTGGAGTCAGCTGTGAACTTAGAAATATTACAGATTTATACACTCCAGTATTCGTTTTTAGAACAAGTGTCTAAATctctaacaaaaagaaaaaaaaaacccaccaggtTAACAGTTGTTAACTCAGATTGCTTAGTAAGAAAAACATGATGTTTCAAAACGAGACCCTCTTATGCTGTTATTGGTCTCGGCAGCACTTGTCCTGGCAGCCATGTTTCTTCATACTCTGAAGAACCCACCTCCCTCACAATTACAGTTCAGTAACCTTTTGTAGCTGTGATTCGATCTAAAGTGCCCCGGAATTTgctcaccaccacccccccacccccgctcacCGCGCGCGCTGCTGCTCGCCCTTTTGCTGGACGCTGCTCATTTCAGTACTAAGGGATAGAAGGGCATTTGCTACTGCTTGCAGTTGGTTAACAGCAATGGGCGTATTCAGTGTCTACCTAGAAAAGCCGAGCTGCGCTTTATGAAACTGCGGCCCAGGTTCAGTTTTGAGCTGAGTTTCGGATGGTTGGGTTTTGAGTGCAGATAGTATTGGGGAttggacccagggccttgtacatgctgggCAGGCATTCCTCTCCTGAACCACATTCTCAGCTCAGGCTTTTtagtttgtgtatttatttttgctttttaaatgttttttagaCATTGTCTCACTGAGTTGCTCAGGCCAGTCTtaaacttgggatcctcctgcctggTGTTTACCAAAGCACTCTGGATATAAATACACTCTTGGAGGAGCAGTGCCACCCTGCAGGAGACTTCTGTGTCTGCTTCTCTGGATACCTGTAGGTCTGTCTTTTCCTTGGCCATCTGACACAAGTACTTCTGCTTTTCAGATCACATTGGCTCCAAGTTTGACATCGATATGCTGGTTTCACTTCTGAGGCAAGAAAATGCAAGAGACATTTGTGTGATCAAGGTTCCTCCAGAAATGAAATACACGGACTACTTTGTAATCGGTAGTGGGACTTCCAGCCGGCACTTACATGCTATGGCCTACTACATTGTGAAGATGGTAGGATGCTGTCTTTTGCTTTGAACCTTTACCTAGAGAATATCGTTAGTACATTAGGGTTGGATAACACTTGGGATAAACAACTATGAAAGGCTACAGAGAGCCCAGATCTCAGAATTTTCAAAAGTCATGTTATGGTTTTTCATAGTGAAAGGCTTGGGAACAAGTATTTAGCTCTTTTGAGACCAAGTATTtctaatttttgtcttttgtgatAGGAAAAATGAATCCCCTGATACAAGCCAGAAGACAGTATATGTCAGAGTGGTCTAGAACAGTGCCAGTATGATAGCCTCAAGCTACAAGTGGCcattgaaagatttttaaaacttacttaaaaggtttaaatatttttatgtgtatgcatagtGCCCACAAAGGTTAGAGGAAAGTGTGATctgctagaactggagttaaggaagttgtgagttgccatgtagtTAGTTGTTCGAATTGAGCCCAAGTGCTGTCAACCTCTGAGCTGACTCTCCTTAcaatcattttaaattaaccagGTGTGGTTGacccaactcatagagatctgcttgcctctgccttcctttagtgctgggactaaaggcgtgcactaccatcgcccagctgagaactgaggtttttgtttgttttttgagacagggtttctctgtgtatctttggctgtcctggaactcactctgtagaccaggcttgaactcagagcagagactcacctgtctctgcctcccgagtgctgggatgaaaggtgtgtgtctcTATGCCTGGCAAGAACTGAAATTTTTGCCCATTAGACAATAACTCCCTATTTTCTGTTCTTGTGTAACTACTATTCTACTTTGTCTCTGAGAATTTGACTAGTGTCTTATAAGTAGAATCACATAGCATTTGGCCTTTTGTGACTAGTTTTATCACTCAGATCGTGTTGTCAGTGTTCACTTTTGTTGTAACATGTGCCAGATTTTGTATTTGGTTTTCCTTGATGAGCAATGGAACTGAGCCAGGTACCTTTAAGCCCTAGCATTCTGCTTTGGAGTTACACCCCAGCCCACTCTTCTTCCAAAGGCAGagttatatttgtttgtgtgcGCCTTCTTGGTTATCCATTCACGTAGTGGTAGACACTTAGGTTGTGCCCAGCTTTCGACCATTGTGACTACTACTTTAAATGTGGGCATAGAATCTGTCTAGTCACGTCCttggttttaattattttgggtgtttaCCTAGAGGTGTAATATTTGGATATCATCATTCTGTTTTtaacttctttaaaattaaaactgattaTCAAGATCTTGAAATAACCTGACTCAGTCTTTATTTCCATGTAACCCAGTCTGTTCATACTTGGGGCTTGTTCCTGTGCTATATTGATGTTCCACTAAGAAATTCTTGCCTGCCCCATTGTCTTGAGAGTATttcctatgttttcttttaaaagttccagtgtttcatgttttaaatgaagGCCTTGGATCCATGAGTTCAGCTGAGTTTCGTATAAGGTGGAAAATGTCTAATCTAATTCTTCCATAGGTAGACGTCTGGTTTCACCAGTACCATTTGTGGAATCagctctcctctcccccattttGTTCTTAATctcctttaaaaattaagtagGCACCACACAGCTTTATTTCTGGGCCCTCTACCATCCCGTTGGTCTACAAatctatttaatataattttcttaGACTTGTAAATGTTTGTGTATGagtttgcttgtatgtatgtatgtacaccacttATGTGTCTGGTAcccttagaggtcagaagatggtgtttgatttcctggaactggggttagtgatggttgtgagcaactgtgtgggtgctgggaactgaacccaggtcgcTTCAAAAGCAGTACATACTCTTAACTCTAGGGCCAACTCTCTAAGGCCTATGTGTCTCTTTTTATACCTGTGACAGCTGTCATTAACTGTGCTATAATCTGAAGTCAGCATTGCTCTTACTccttaggattgttttggctattcattgtttttttgtcccacataattttttttgtaaacctGTGAAATAtaagccaggcattggtggcgcacacctttaatcccagcactcaggaggcagagacgggtggatctctgtgcgttcgacctgatctacagagcgagttccaggacaggctccaaagctacagagaaaccctgtcttgaaaacccaaaccaaagaaagcaaagcaaagtaaaacaaaacagaaaatcctgTGAAATATTACACTGGAATCTTGGTAGGGATTGCATTCAGTCAGTAAATTAATTCAGGCAGCAAAGCTGTTTTCACTCTGTCTGTCAACTTCAAGAGCAGGGAatgtcttttctttgtattttctgtgatttttcttttccaatgtcCTGAAGTTTCTTTTGTAAAGCTCTTTCTCTTTGGCTGGATAAATccctaaatatttaattttttttaagttttgttttgtttttgagacagggtttctctgtgtactcctggctatcctggcacttgctctgtaaaccaggccatcctcaaactcacagagatccacctgtctctgcctcccgagagctgggattacaggcatctggcttagttttttttttttttttaaatgtatgcctgcaggccagaagagggcaccagaccccattacaaatggttgtgaaccaccacatggttgctgggaattgaactcaggacctttggaagagcaggcaatgctcttaacctctgagccatctctccagccctggcttagTTATTTTTAATGGGGTATTTTTCCCAATTGCTTTTTCTGAAAGTACATTGTTGGTATATATAAAAGTAAttaaagatatataaatatctttatatatacacacaattgcTTTCTCTGAAAGTACATTGCTGGTATCTATGAAGGTAACTAAAGATATATGTATCCAGATTGACTGTTCTTGTTGGGCTCAAGAGTTCTCTATTAGACAGGGTCTTTTATGTAGAGTCATGTCATTTACTAATAGTGGTTGGCCTGCCAAGGTCTCGACTGTGCAACACTGCcatttccttctgcctcctgagtgctgggattaaagacccatgccatcacacccagttttTTTCTGCAGATTGagatagtttgacttctttttttcttttttcttggtttttcaaggcagagtttttTGGTGTTCCGGGACTTattcggtagaccaggctgactctgcctcccaagtactgagattaaggCATGAGACACCATGCCCAGGCTTAGTCCtgttttatgtctttttcttATCTAATCGCTACAGCTAAGACTTTTAGTACTATATCAAATAAGAGAGAGGGATGGTGAGCATCCATGTCTTGatcctgattttattttattttatttttttttttttttggtttttcgagacaaggtttctttgtggttttggagcctgtcctggaactagctcttgtagaccaggatggtctcgaactcacagagatccgcctgcctctgcctcccgagtgctgggattaaaggcgtgcgccaccactgcccggcatttgATCCTGATTTTAGAAGAAATACTGTGTCTCCATTTAACATAATGCTGGCCACCAGTTTGTTATATAGTAACCTTGATTATTGTGAGGTATGTTCTGTTCCTAAAGTCTCCagtacttttatcatgaaggcatgCTGAACCTTTCCAGCACCAATTGAAAGATTATGTAGtttctttccttcagtttatttatatgacatattacatttacttatttattttttggtggtatgTTGAACTAACCTTGCTTTTCTTGGTTGGAGCCCGTTTAGTCAATAGAATTAATTGGTTTTATGCATGGCCCTGTCTGTTAATGATGGCCGGGCTTGTGTTTTTTATTGATTAGCCATctccttcattttaaatattttctttttttttttcctcctctatgtagccctgcctgtcctagaattcgatctgtg is a genomic window containing:
- the Malsu1 gene encoding mitochondrial assembly of ribosomal large subunit protein 1, with the translated sequence MGLGWSPARRLWPLLWRTVVSQRAGPAVSSVPRLPRLAERWLSAGPAACPTPSPARGLHHGPQPQERPDGEARPQPGAADHIGSKFDIDMLVSLLRQENARDICVIKVPPEMKYTDYFVIGSGTSSRHLHAMAYYIVKMYKHLKCRSDPYVKIEGKDTDDWLCVDFGSMVIHLMLPETRETYELEKLWTLRSFDDQLAQMEAETLPEDFILGLEDDASSLTPVEFKCE